Within Candidatus Limnocylindrales bacterium, the genomic segment ATGCTAAAAATAGCCTTATAAATAGATTCCAGCTTACTGAAACACAGGCCGGAGCCATTCTGGAGATGCGGCTCCAAAGACTCACCGGGCTTGAGCGAAAGAAGATTAATGAGGAATACGAAGAAGTGATTAAGGAAATTGAAAGACTCCGGGCAATCCTGGGAAGCCCGGCTTTGGTCATGAGCGTGATCAAAAAGGAGCTCAAGGAGCTCAAAGAAGCTTATGGAGATGACCGACGGACAGAGATTATAGAAGAAGAAGCCGAGATCGACCTGGAAGATATGATCGCCGAGGAAGACATGGTGGTTCTTATTACCCGGGATGGGTATATCAAACGAAGCCCTTTAACCCTTTATCGTAGTCAGAAACGCCGGGGGAAAGGTGTCGTCGGAATTGTAGCCAAAGAAGAAGACCTGGTCGAACATTTATTTATTGCCTCTACCCATGACAATATCCTGGTGTTTTCCGATAAGGGTAAAGTATACTGGTTGAAAGTTCATGAAATCCCGGAAGCCGGACGACAGGCTAAGGGGAAGGCAATTGTTAATATGATCCAGATGGCTTCTGATGAGAAGGTCGCAACGATCCTTGCCGTAAAGGAATTTAGAGAGGATAGATATGTCATTCAGGTTACCAAGAAAGGAATTATTAAAAAAACCCCTCTTTCTGCTTACAGTAATCCCCGAGCAGCCGGAATCATCGCTTTGATAATCGACGAGGGCGATGAACTGGTCGCCGTAAGATTGACCGACGGAAATCAGGATATTTTTCTAGGCACTAAGAAGGGAATCGCCATCCGTTTTAACGAACGGGAAGTACGGACTGTAGGAAGAGTGGCCCGTGGGGTCATCGGTATTAATCTGGATGAAGGAGATGCCGTGGTTGGGATGGAGATTGTAAAGGATGGTTTTACCATGCTGGTTGTATCGGAGAAGGGATGTGGAAAACGAACGGAAGTTTCTGAATATCGCGTCCAGGGAAGAGGAGGAAGAGGTATCATTAATATGAAATGTACTCCTAAAACAGGGGACGTAGTAGGAATTTTACAGGTAGCCCAAGATGACGAAGTGGTAATGATTACTCAATCCGGTAAGATTATCCGGTTAAGTGTAAGCAACATCCGGGTCGTCGGTCGGAATACCCAGGGTGTAACCCTACAATCCCTGGAAGGGGAGGATAAAGTGGTGGCTATTGCCAGGGTGGTAGAAAAAGATCAACTTCCTTCTTCTGAAGAGGAACCTGCACAATCCTAGATGCAACTCCGCCAGGAGACCGAGGATGAAAATACGACTCTCTAAAACGCAGGGATGGGGGAATATGATAGAGAGATGCAGGGAATAGTCCGGGGATCCTATGCCGTAAACCCCGCGTCCTTGTATTTTTTGGTGGAACCATAACATGACCCGTAAGGGTCATCCCTATATAACCTACCTGCTAAAGGATGGCTCCCTGGGATGATCATCGGATCTCTTCAGACAACCTTTTCATGGGGAATGGGTAAAGACAAACTATCCAGACTTAAATAATGAAAATTTTTTATCGGAGGTGAAAATGGAAGGGATTGATAAAGAAGTTTTGAAAGATATCCAGTCTCATGAGATAGACGAAAAAAAGATGCCGTTTACGGCCCACCTGGCGGAATTAAGGATGCGTCTCATCTGGATTTGTCTGAGTTTGGGGATTTGTTTCGCTGTTGTATATCCCAACTCTGAAAGGCTCCTTCTATTTCTTCAAAGGCCCCTGGGGCAGAAGCTTATAATGATTTCTCCTACCGAGAGTTTTATGGTTTATCTAAAACTCTCTTTTTTTGGAGCCCTCATTTTATCCGTACCCATGATCCTTTATCAACTCTGGGCTTTCGTTGCACCTGGTTTATATCCCAGTGAAAAAAGATTAGCCCTTCCCTTTGTTATTTTTACCACCTTTTGTTTTGCTTTAGGAGCAGTCTTCGCCTATGAACTTGCTCTCCCGATTGGTTTAAAGTTTCTATTAAAATTTGGAGGGGATCTGGTAACACCGATGATCTCTGTAGCCAACTATGTCTCTTTTGTGGGAATGCTCCTGCTGGCTTTCGGTTTTGTCTTTGAATTCCCGGTTCTTATCGTCCTTTTTGTTAAGTTAGGACTGGTAACTTCGGCATTCCTTAGGAAAAATAGAAAATACGTTATCCTGGGTATTTTCATTATTGCCGCCGTACTAACCCCGGGACCCGATGTCTTTTCGCAGTTTTTAATGGCTCTACCTTTGTGGTTTTTATATGAAATATCTCTTCTGATTGCTATCTTTTTTGAAAGAAGTAAGAGAAAGGATGAGTTATGAAGGATGAAGGATGAATTTTACTTTTCATCCTTCATCAACTAACCTTTAGTCTTTGCCTCTTTACCGTATTTCTTTTGGAATCTCTCCACACGACCTGCTGTGTCTACCAGTTTTTGTTTTCCGGTATAATAAGGATGGCAATTAGAGCAGATTTCCACGTGGATGTTTTCCTTGGTTGAGCGCGTTTCAATCACATTACCACAGGCGCAGACGATGGTGGCAGGAACATATTTAGGGTGAATATTCTTTTTCATGGCTGGTGAATCGTCCATTGTTGGTTGTTTGTTATTTCTAACAGACAACAGGCAACAAGCAACGAGCAAAATTATTTACTGGTACTTGTCATCATTAAATCTAAAAAGTCTCGATTGGTTTTAGTAGCTTTCAGCTTTTCCAGAAGGAGTTCCATAGCTTCCACGACATTGAGGGAATGGAGAACCTTATGAAGGATCCAAATCTTATTCAAATCATTGGGATCTAAGAGAAGCTCATCTTTCCGGGTTCCGGATTTATTAATATCAATGGCCGGAAACACCCGTTTCTCCACTAATTTCCTATCCAGATGAAGCTCCATATTTCCGGTTCCTTTAAATTCCTCGAAAATAACATCATCCATTCTGCTTCCGGTATCAATAAGGGCCGTAGCAATAATCGTTAAGCTTCCTCCTTCTTCGATGTTTCTGGCTGCACCAAAAAATCGTTTAGGTTTCTGGAGAGCGTTGGCATCCAATCCTCCGGTTAATACTTTGCCACTGGGTGGGGTTACCGTATTATAAGCCCGGGCCAGTCGGGTTATGCTATCTAATAAAATCACCACATCTCGCTTATGCTCTACCAGACGTTTGGCTTTTTGGATGACCATTTCAGCTACCTGGACATGGCGTTGAGCAGGTTCATCAAAGGTTGAACTGATCACTTCCCCATCCACAGAACGCTGCATATCTGTGACTTCTTCAGGTCGTTCGTCGATGAGAAGTACAATGAGAATAACCTCTGGATGATTAATGGCCAGAGCTCTGGCAATAGCCTGCAACAACATGGTTTTTCCCGTTCTGGGTGGAGCTACGATCAGCCCCCTCTGACCCTTTCCTATAGGAGTAATAAGGTCCATAACCCGCGTGGAAAGATCGGCAGGATCATGTTCCAAGATTAATCGCTCAATGGGGTATAGAGGTGTTAAGTTATCAAATAAAATTTTATCCTTGGAAAGTTCCGGGTCTTCAAAGTTGATAGCTTCTACTTTTAGCAGAGCAAAATACCTTTCATTATCCTTGGGAGGACGAACCTGACCGGCTACAGTATCCCCGGTCTGGAGATTAAATTTCCGAATCTGAGAGGGGGAAATATAGATATCATCCGGGCTGGGAAGATAGTTATAATTGGGAGCTCTTAGAAAACCAAATCCATCCGGTAGCGTCTCTAAGACTCCTTCAGAGAAAATTAATCCATTCCGCTCTGTTTGAGCTTGAAGGATTTTGAAGATGAGTTCTTGTTTTCGTAAACCACTAATTCCGGTAATTTTAAACTCTTTGGCCAAGGCATTCAACTCGGCCATAGTTTTGTTTTGTAGATCAACGATGTTCAATGTGTTGTGATTGTTTGATTTAACTTGAACTGACATGAATATACCTCCTGACTATCCTTTCGACTTTTTGGGTTTAGTTGAGGAGAGCAGCATTAAGCTCGAACTAAATCCCAAAAATTAGTGCTCACAAATCCTCACCTACACCAAATCCTACCATCCTTACTTGTTTTGGGGATTTCTTTTCCTGTTTAGCAAGGAGAGGCTTCGAACTGAGAGAGAAGAATAAACATCACTTGAGGCAAAACCTAGCGGACTTCTCACTATTCATTCAAGAACCGCTTTTTCAAAGAAAAAGGTTGTGATGTTAACTGCTTTGGGTATTGTTTTTCTTGTATCTCCTGAAGTCACCTTCCAAAAAATATTTTCTAGCTAATTTATTCCCTTTATTTTTGGAGATACTTTCGACCGAAGTGAACCATTCTCAGAAATATTTATTAAGGTCGGGGTTTTTGAAGCATACCTAGAAGTGATTAATCGTCCTTGTAGTTCCTTTTTTAAAATAAAAATTTGTAACACATT encodes:
- the gyrA gene encoding DNA gyrase subunit A; amino-acid sequence: MRWCLTTPQPHNLPENMALQAQTVPISIKEEMRTSYLDYAMSVIISRALPDVRDGLKPVHRRILYTMYEMGLHWNRPYKKSARVVGEVMGKYHPHGDAPIYEAIVRMAQDFSMRYPLVDGQGNFGSLDGDPPAAMRYTECRLAKITEEMLADIDKNTVDFNPNYDESLTEPALIPSKLPNLIVNGSSGIAVGMATNIPPHNLTETIDALTALIENPDLDVEELCKIIQGPDFPTGGVIYGRKGIYEAYATGRGKIQVRAKAYIERERTGKENIIITEIPYQVNKAKLIEKIAELVRLKKIDGISDIRDESDRNGVRVVVELKRGEVAAVILNQLFKHTQMQITFGVIMLALVNNQPRILNLKEILEAFIEHRREVILRRTRYELEKAEERAHILEGLRIALDHLDAVITLIRSSRTVEDAKNSLINRFQLTETQAGAILEMRLQRLTGLERKKINEEYEEVIKEIERLRAILGSPALVMSVIKKELKELKEAYGDDRRTEIIEEEAEIDLEDMIAEEDMVVLITRDGYIKRSPLTLYRSQKRRGKGVVGIVAKEEDLVEHLFIASTHDNILVFSDKGKVYWLKVHEIPEAGRQAKGKAIVNMIQMASDEKVATILAVKEFREDRYVIQVTKKGIIKKTPLSAYSNPRAAGIIALIIDEGDELVAVRLTDGNQDIFLGTKKGIAIRFNEREVRTVGRVARGVIGINLDEGDAVVGMEIVKDGFTMLVVSEKGCGKRTEVSEYRVQGRGGRGIINMKCTPKTGDVVGILQVAQDDEVVMITQSGKIIRLSVSNIRVVGRNTQGVTLQSLEGEDKVVAIARVVEKDQLPSSEEEPAQS
- the tatC gene encoding twin-arginine translocase subunit TatC, with product MEGIDKEVLKDIQSHEIDEKKMPFTAHLAELRMRLIWICLSLGICFAVVYPNSERLLLFLQRPLGQKLIMISPTESFMVYLKLSFFGALILSVPMILYQLWAFVAPGLYPSEKRLALPFVIFTTFCFALGAVFAYELALPIGLKFLLKFGGDLVTPMISVANYVSFVGMLLLAFGFVFEFPVLIVLFVKLGLVTSAFLRKNRKYVILGIFIIAAVLTPGPDVFSQFLMALPLWFLYEISLLIAIFFERSKRKDEL
- the rpmE gene encoding 50S ribosomal protein L31, with the protein product MKKNIHPKYVPATIVCACGNVIETRSTKENIHVEICSNCHPYYTGKQKLVDTAGRVERFQKKYGKEAKTKG
- the rho gene encoding transcription termination factor Rho, producing MNIVDLQNKTMAELNALAKEFKITGISGLRKQELIFKILQAQTERNGLIFSEGVLETLPDGFGFLRAPNYNYLPSPDDIYISPSQIRKFNLQTGDTVAGQVRPPKDNERYFALLKVEAINFEDPELSKDKILFDNLTPLYPIERLILEHDPADLSTRVMDLITPIGKGQRGLIVAPPRTGKTMLLQAIARALAINHPEVILIVLLIDERPEEVTDMQRSVDGEVISSTFDEPAQRHVQVAEMVIQKAKRLVEHKRDVVILLDSITRLARAYNTVTPPSGKVLTGGLDANALQKPKRFFGAARNIEEGGSLTIIATALIDTGSRMDDVIFEEFKGTGNMELHLDRKLVEKRVFPAIDINKSGTRKDELLLDPNDLNKIWILHKVLHSLNVVEAMELLLEKLKATKTNRDFLDLMMTSTSK